Genomic window (Zingiber officinale cultivar Zhangliang chromosome 2B, Zo_v1.1, whole genome shotgun sequence):
ATCAGTGATGCATTTctctttttgtttaaaaaaaaaacattttaacatTTATTGCTTGTCATTTATCCAGGTTTATGTTATCGATTACGGTCTCGCAAAGAAGTACCGAGACCTTCAAACTCATAAACACATACCATACAGGTGAACCTAGATTTCAACTGATTTTATTATTGTCTTGAATTGCCACAAAAATATTGTCATTTCATCATTCTATTTCTCTCTGAACTTAGCTTCTTTCAGATACTTTTCAGTTAATTTCATAGTTCCTttggaaagttttgtaaattctACACTACTACCAATGAAAGCAAATCACTTCGATCATTTACATTCTGTCCATCCACATTGCCTCACTGAGCTTTGAGCTTTGAGCTTGTTTTCACTCTTCTTTAGTGTTTGGTCGGCATAGATGCAGCAGATTAATTCATGATCTGATTCATTCTTTCAATATGTTTTGCTTGGACAGGGAGCACAAAAACCTAACAGGAACAGCTCGATATGCCAGTGTCAATACTCATCTAGGAGTCGGTGTGTGCCTTTCTTTGTAATATAATTGATCCATATATAATCTCCTAGCTCATTCATTCCTTTCATTTTGTTTGAATTCAGAGCAAAGCAGGAGGGACGACTTGGAATCACTGGGCTATGTGCTAATGTACTTCTTAAGAGGAAGGTCAGCTCATCACTGTTATCATTATATATCCTATATTTTATCGTTGCTAACTAAGTCTTCTCTCGGCAGCCTTCCTTGGCAGGGTTTAAAAGCCGGCACCAAGAAGCAAAAGTACGATAAGATCAGCGAAAAGAAAATGCTCACTCCAATTGAGGTTCTTGCTTGCTGGTTTTTTGGCACAATTTTGCTTCTTTTGACCATCTAAATTAAAGAAGAAGGAACTGTCTGATACACCAAGCTTAAACTAGGTGCTGTGCAAATCCCATCCATCAGAGTTCATCTCCTACTTCCACTACTGTCGATCGCTGCGATTCGAAGACAAACCGGATTACTCGTACCTGAAAAGGCTCTTCCGCGACCTATTCATCCGAGAAGGTAATAAATTAGATAATTCACATTAATGAATTCCCAAACGATCGATCGAGTTCATTACTTTTCATGAACTTCGATACAATTTGCAGGTTACCAGTTCGATTACGTTTTCGATTGGACTGTAATAAAGCACCCTCAGAGCAGCGGCAGTCCGAGATATCGCGTAAGGAATTAAAGCTTTTGAATTGGATATCGATCCCTGCTTGCGCTTTGTTTCTCTCCTGACGCAGTGCTCGTGCTTCGTTTAGCAGGGAAGTGCAAGACCCGTCGGGCCTTCGTTGGAAAGGACAGAGAGGACTTCAGGTTCGTTGTCGTTCACTATCgatggaaaaaataaataaataaataaattaaaacagtAGTAAAGATTGCGTTATGCATAACAGTGGGGCAAGAGGTTCGCGATCGATTCTCCGGTGCAGTCGAAGCGTTCGCGAGGAGAAACGTGTCGGCCTCTGGCCAGTTCAGAAACAAAACCCTGGAGGATTTGTCTTTCACCCATGACGCTGTAAGTGAGTTTTATAATATTCgaatttatttgataaggtaattaaTTCAAATCGACCACCTTTGTTCTCCACGTGGCAGGTTCTTGACTCGGATAAAAGTCAGGCGTCCTCTTCGAGGAACGGCAGCGTGTCTAGGAGAGCGATGGCCTCGGGCAGCAGCAAGCCGACCTCGTCCGGCGATTCGAGC
Coding sequences:
- the LOC122049308 gene encoding casein kinase I-like isoform X1, with protein sequence MENIVGGKFKLGRKIGSGSFGELYLGVDIQTGEEVAMKLEPIKTKHPQLQYESKLYILLQGGSGIPQLRWFGIEEEFNVMVIDLLGPSLEDLFNYCNQKFTLKTVLMLADQLINRIEYLHSKGFLHRDIKPDNFLMGIGRKANQVYVIDYGLAKKYRDLQTHKHIPYREHKNLTGTARYASVNTHLGVEQSRRDDLESLGYVLMYFLRGSLPWQGLKAGTKKQKYDKISEKKMLTPIEVLCKSHPSEFISYFHYCRSLRFEDKPDYSYLKRLFRDLFIREGYQFDYVFDWTVIKHPQSSGSPRYRQGSARPVGPSLERTERTSVGQEVRDRFSGAVEAFARRNVSASGQFRNKTLEDLSFTHDAVLDSDKSQASSSRNGSVSRRAMASGSSKPTSSGDSSEFLGRTSRFLSSSGSFQQHSVPRLFQSGPMRSSSLARTADDRAPHSLEFLPVDTERRK
- the LOC122049308 gene encoding casein kinase I-like isoform X2, with translation MENIVGGKFKLGRKIGSGSFGELYLGVDIQTGEEVAMKLEPIKTKHPQLQYESKLYILLQGGSGIPQLRWFGIEEEFNVMVIDLLGPSLEDLFNYCNQKFTLKTVLMLADQLINRIEYLHSKGFLHRDIKPDNFLMGIGRKANQVYVIDYGLAKKYRDLQTHKHIPYREHKNLTGTARYASVNTHLGVEQSRRDDLESLGYVLMYFLRGSLPWQGLKAGTKKQKYDKISEKKMLTPIEVLCKSHPSEFISYFHYCRSLRFEDKPDYSYLKRLFRDLFIREGYQFDYVFDWTVIKHPQSSGSPRYRQGSARPVGPSLERTERTSVGQEVRDRFSGAVEAFARRNVSASGQFRNKTLEDLSFTHDVLDSDKSQASSSRNGSVSRRAMASGSSKPTSSGDSSEFLGRTSRFLSSSGSFQQHSVPRLFQSGPMRSSSLARTADDRAPHSLEFLPVDTERRK
- the LOC122049308 gene encoding casein kinase I-like isoform X3, which produces MENIVGGKFKLGRKIGSGSFGELYLGVDIQTGEEVAMKLEPIKTKHPQLQYESKLYILLQGGSGIPQLRWFGIEEEFNVMVIDLLGPSLEDLFNYCNQKFTLKTVLMLADQLINRIEYLHSKGFLHRDIKPDNFLMGIGRKANQVYVIDYGLAKKYRDLQTHKHIPYREHKNLTGTARYASVNTHLGVEQSRRDDLESLGYVLMYFLRGSLPWQGLKAGTKKQKYDKISEKKMLTPIEVLCKSHPSEFISYFHYCRSLRFEDKPDYSYLKRLFRDLFIREGYQFDYVFDWTVIKHPQSSGSPRYRGSARPVGPSLERTERTSVGQEVRDRFSGAVEAFARRNVSASGQFRNKTLEDLSFTHDAVLDSDKSQASSSRNGSVSRRAMASGSSKPTSSGDSSEFLGRTSRFLSSSGSFQQHSVPRLFQSGPMRSSSLARTADDRAPHSLEFLPVDTERRK